The following coding sequences are from one Epilithonimonas vandammei window:
- a CDS encoding 2-oxoglutarate dehydrogenase E1 component, producing the protein MDKFSFLNAVHAQLVDDMYEQYKKYPDAIEPSWKAFFQGFDFALENYSDEDETSQSVSQSAPVQYAQQAVANNAVSEDISKEFKVVNLIEAYRSRGHLFTKTNPVRERRHYFPTLDIENFGLSKEDLNKKFNSATQTGMPGPATLQEIITHLENIYCDSIGVEYMHIQNVEEKKWIMEWVNVNENHPTLSAEEKTEILFKLNQAVAFENYLHTKFVGQKRFSLEGGESLIPALDQLITRSSQLGVDEVVLGMAHRGRLNVLTNIFQKSYKQIFSEFEGKEFEEDVFSGDVKYHLGSSKKITTANGEEVRINLTPNPSHLETVGALVEGICRAKVDNVYKDDYSKVLPIIIHGDGAIAGQGIVYEIAQMMNLEGYRTGGTVHIVVNNQVSFTTNYMDARSSVYCTDIAKVTDSPVMHINADDVEAVVHAIRFAADFRAKFGKDVYIDLLGYRKYGHNEGDEPRFTQPNLYKLISKHQNPREIYKELLIKENVVSDEVLKKMEQEFKALLDENFDASKEIERNTMDIFMKDDWTDFPLGGKGCVSKSNVDTKYDLEKLKELAIKISTLPADKKFINKITRLFENRIKMVESNSLDWAVAELLAYATLLTEGYNVRISGEDVERGTFSHRHALVKTEDTEEEYIPLRHINEQRFDVYNSHLSEYGVLGFDYGYAMAAPKTLTIWEAQFGDFTNGAQIIVDQYLVAAEEKWKIQNGLVMMLPHGSEGQGAEHSSARLERFLTLCANENIIVANITSPANYFHLLRRQMKFGFRKPLVIMTPKSLLRHPKVVSPLEDLANGSFQQIFDDPTADPAKVERLVLCTGKLYYDLLAKKEEINDDKVALVRLEQVYPLDFEKINSIFDKYKNKKELIWAQEEPENMGAWSFILRNFRDTNIQLISPVASGTPAPGSHKMFEKNQTRIINEVFQTENAPAKRPVTA; encoded by the coding sequence ATGGATAAATTTTCATTTCTAAATGCCGTACATGCTCAGTTAGTTGATGATATGTACGAGCAGTACAAAAAATACCCAGATGCTATAGAACCTTCTTGGAAAGCTTTTTTCCAAGGTTTTGATTTTGCATTGGAAAATTACAGCGATGAAGATGAGACATCACAGTCCGTTTCTCAATCCGCTCCAGTTCAATATGCTCAGCAAGCAGTTGCAAACAATGCTGTTTCAGAAGATATTTCAAAAGAATTCAAAGTAGTGAACCTAATCGAAGCTTACAGGTCGAGAGGTCACCTTTTTACAAAAACCAATCCAGTAAGAGAAAGAAGACATTACTTTCCAACACTTGATATAGAAAATTTTGGGTTGTCTAAGGAAGATTTGAACAAAAAATTCAATTCTGCTACACAAACTGGGATGCCTGGTCCTGCGACTTTGCAAGAAATTATTACACATTTAGAAAACATTTATTGTGATTCTATCGGTGTAGAGTATATGCATATCCAAAATGTTGAGGAGAAAAAATGGATTATGGAATGGGTGAATGTGAATGAAAACCATCCTACATTATCCGCTGAGGAAAAAACTGAAATCCTTTTCAAATTAAACCAAGCGGTGGCGTTTGAAAATTATCTTCATACAAAATTCGTTGGACAAAAACGTTTCTCTCTGGAAGGTGGTGAATCTTTGATTCCTGCGCTTGACCAATTGATTACGCGTTCTTCACAATTAGGTGTTGACGAAGTTGTGCTTGGTATGGCTCACAGAGGGCGTCTTAATGTTTTGACTAATATTTTCCAGAAGTCTTACAAGCAGATTTTCTCAGAATTTGAAGGTAAAGAATTTGAAGAAGATGTTTTCTCAGGTGATGTTAAGTATCACTTAGGTTCTTCTAAGAAAATTACAACTGCAAATGGTGAAGAAGTACGAATCAACCTTACTCCAAATCCTTCCCACCTTGAAACGGTTGGTGCTCTTGTAGAAGGGATTTGTAGAGCGAAAGTAGATAACGTTTACAAAGACGATTATTCCAAAGTTTTACCAATTATCATTCACGGTGATGGTGCAATTGCTGGACAAGGTATTGTTTACGAGATTGCTCAGATGATGAATCTGGAAGGTTACAGAACGGGTGGAACTGTTCATATCGTTGTGAATAATCAGGTTTCTTTCACTACCAATTATATGGATGCAAGATCGTCTGTTTATTGTACAGATATTGCAAAAGTGACAGATTCTCCAGTAATGCACATCAATGCTGATGATGTAGAAGCGGTTGTTCACGCAATCAGATTTGCTGCAGATTTCCGTGCGAAATTTGGTAAAGATGTTTATATAGACCTTTTAGGTTACAGAAAATATGGTCACAACGAAGGTGATGAGCCAAGATTTACTCAACCAAATCTTTATAAATTAATTTCAAAACATCAGAATCCAAGAGAGATCTATAAAGAGCTTTTGATTAAGGAAAATGTTGTTTCTGACGAAGTTTTGAAAAAAATGGAGCAGGAGTTCAAAGCTTTGCTTGATGAAAACTTTGATGCTTCCAAAGAAATCGAAAGAAATACGATGGACATCTTTATGAAGGATGACTGGACAGATTTCCCACTTGGAGGTAAAGGTTGTGTTTCTAAATCTAATGTTGATACAAAATACGATTTAGAAAAACTTAAAGAATTAGCTATTAAGATTTCTACGCTTCCGGCTGATAAGAAATTCATTAATAAAATCACCCGTCTTTTCGAAAACCGAATCAAAATGGTGGAAAGCAATTCACTGGATTGGGCTGTTGCAGAATTGTTGGCGTATGCTACACTTTTGACAGAGGGTTACAATGTAAGAATCTCTGGTGAGGATGTGGAAAGAGGAACGTTCTCTCATCGTCATGCTTTGGTAAAAACAGAAGATACAGAAGAAGAATACATTCCACTAAGACACATCAACGAACAAAGATTTGATGTTTACAACTCACATTTGTCAGAATACGGTGTTTTAGGATTTGATTATGGTTATGCAATGGCGGCGCCTAAAACTTTGACAATTTGGGAGGCTCAGTTTGGAGATTTTACAAACGGTGCTCAGATTATTGTTGACCAATATTTAGTTGCTGCTGAGGAAAAATGGAAAATCCAAAACGGATTGGTAATGATGTTGCCTCACGGTTCCGAAGGTCAAGGTGCAGAACACTCTTCTGCAAGACTAGAAAGATTCTTGACACTTTGTGCTAACGAAAATATCATTGTTGCAAACATTACTTCTCCAGCCAACTATTTCCACTTGTTGAGAAGACAGATGAAATTCGGATTCAGAAAACCATTGGTTATTATGACACCAAAATCTCTATTAAGACATCCGAAAGTGGTTTCTCCTTTGGAAGATTTAGCAAACGGAAGTTTCCAGCAGATTTTTGATGACCCAACTGCTGACCCAGCAAAAGTGGAAAGATTAGTGCTTTGTACAGGTAAATTGTACTACGATTTATTAGCTAAAAAAGAAGAAATCAATGATGATAAAGTAGCTTTGGTAAGATTGGAGCAAGTTTATCCATTGGATTTTGAAAAAATCAATTCAATCTTTGATAAATATAAAAACAAGAAAGAATTAATCTGGGCTCAGGAAGAACCTGAGAATATGGGAGCTTGGAGTTTCATCTTAAGAAACTTCCGTGATACAAATATCCAATTGATTTCTCCAGTTGCTAGTGGAACGCCTGCTCCAGGAAGTCACAAGATGTTTGAGAAAAATCAGACGAGAATTATCAACGAGGTTTTTCAAACAGAAAATGCGCCTGCAAAAAGACCAGTAACGGCTTAA
- a CDS encoding SRPBCC family protein → MRWFKFIIIIVLCLFGLYSLSMNFVDESKSFTHQSEINYPIEKVFPQFNNLQNFSSWNDFFTEKKDLSYSFFTPYEGKGSSMKYSDKSSSESGDFFIRYSNPGKTIRYQLFEGKNNNPYLIDVKFRPEGTKTKIFWNIHTPKRSYLERSLNLLAEDFFVSNIDKSIKNLYQLLGNKVNKDQQLASIKYDSIMIENREGALLLGVNVSTRNSKDVLFKNVLMNHGKVVNFVRSDLGKKDDEFGTPVMITNPSNLKDKEISYFYGVPLSKRIPVSDNNFNFQTINSSRVYYIYFQGNYNNRIKNIQELLKKAKRDTLRNGQLMEEFLEEPTENQDVKLKLSLPVYR, encoded by the coding sequence ATGCGTTGGTTCAAATTTATCATCATTATAGTACTTTGTCTTTTCGGACTCTATTCATTGTCTATGAATTTTGTTGATGAAAGCAAAAGTTTTACCCACCAGTCAGAAATCAATTATCCCATAGAAAAAGTATTCCCACAGTTTAATAACTTACAGAATTTCTCTTCGTGGAATGATTTTTTTACCGAAAAAAAAGATCTGAGTTATTCTTTTTTTACACCTTACGAAGGCAAGGGTAGTTCTATGAAATATTCTGATAAATCGAGTAGCGAGTCTGGAGATTTTTTTATACGATATTCCAATCCCGGCAAAACAATACGTTATCAGCTTTTCGAAGGAAAAAATAATAATCCTTATCTGATCGATGTGAAATTTAGACCAGAAGGAACAAAAACAAAAATATTCTGGAACATCCATACACCAAAACGCAGCTATCTTGAACGTTCCCTTAATCTGCTGGCAGAAGACTTTTTTGTGAGCAATATTGATAAAAGTATCAAAAATCTATATCAGCTTCTAGGAAATAAGGTCAATAAAGACCAACAGCTAGCTTCTATAAAATATGATAGTATTATGATAGAAAATAGGGAAGGCGCTTTGCTTTTGGGAGTTAATGTGAGTACACGAAATTCAAAGGATGTCTTATTCAAAAATGTGCTGATGAATCACGGAAAAGTCGTGAATTTTGTCCGTTCGGATCTCGGGAAAAAAGATGACGAATTCGGGACACCCGTGATGATTACAAATCCATCGAATCTGAAAGATAAGGAAATATCTTATTTCTACGGTGTGCCGTTATCCAAAAGGATTCCGGTGAGTGATAATAACTTTAATTTTCAGACAATCAATTCTTCTAGAGTTTATTATATCTATTTCCAAGGAAACTATAATAACCGTATCAAAAACATACAGGAACTCCTTAAAAAAGCAAAGAGAGACACACTCAGAAACGGACAGCTTATGGAAGAGTTTTTAGAAGAACCAACAGAAAATCAGGACGTAAAACTTAAACTTTCCCTACCGGTTTATAGGTAA